Sequence from the Pontibacter pudoricolor genome:
ACAAGGCTGCAAAACAGTATCCATACTGAAGAAGCAACGAAGAATGCATTTATTATGCCTTTTATAGCGGCTTTAGGCTATGATGTTTTCAATCCACATGAGGTAGTTCCGGAATTCATTGCTGACTTGGGCATAAAGAAAGGAGAAAAGGTTGATTACTGTATTTTCAAAGATGATAAAGCCATCATTATTATTGAATGTAAGCACTGGAAAGAAGATCTGAATGTACATAACAGTCAGTTGCACCGATATTTCCATGTTACCACCTCTAAGTTTGGCATACTTACTAATGGTATAATTTATAAGTTCTATACTGACTTGATAGAACCGAATAAGATGGATGACAAGCCCTTCTGGGAGTTTAATATCACTGAGATTACTGATGTTGCCGTAGCAGAATTAAAAAAATATCATAAAAGCACATTTGATATTGACAAGATCTTGAATGCTGCCACCGAGCTAAAATATAATCGGGAAATCAAAAAGATTATGTTGGAAGAAATGAATAATCCAACAGATGCTTTTGTCAGACACTTTGCCAAGCAGATACATTCAGGTGTATTGACAGCCAAAGTAATGGAGCAGTTTACAGGTATAGTTAAAAAAGCTCTAAATCAGTATGTGAGCGACTTAATTTCTGACAGATTGAAATCAGCACTTCAGAATGAAGCTAAGCGAGACTTTGCGGATACAGTATCCCTAACGCCTGAAAAGGATGCTGTTCTACCTGAAGAATCTGCTGAAAGTAAGGTAGTGACTACAGAGCTTGAGAAAGAAGCATTTTATATTGTTCGCTCTATTCTGAGAACTCAGTTCGATATAAACAGAATCGTTTACCGGGATGCACAGAGTTACTTCAGTGTATTAGTAGATGATAATAACAGAAAACCTGTTTGCAGATTATTCCTGGAAGGTATTAAGAAAAGTATTGTCGTGTTCGATGAAAACAGAAAGGAAACCAGGCACGAATTAACTTCCTTAGATGATATCTATTTATATACAGAGCAGTTAATTGCAACGGCAACAGGGTATGATTCTAAAAAGGCAACAACGTAGATTTAATTAACGATAAATAATTAGGCCCACATTCCTCTATGATAAGTAGAATGTGGGCCTTACTTTTTCTAAGGAAGTACTACTCTACCCCCTCAAATAACCCACCATCAATTCAGCGGCGCGTTCGGCGGTGCGGTACTCTCCTATTTTCTCACGCACAAGGGCGTAGCCTTCCTTTTGTTTTTTGATGAAGACCCTGTCGAAGAGGATGCTTTTTAGCTCGGCTGTTACCTGTTTTCCGGTAAAATCGTCCTGAATCAGTTCGGTGACTACCTGTTTGCCGGCAATCAGGTTTACCAGCGAAATGTAAGGTACTTTTATGACCAGCTTCCCAATGGTGTAAGATATTTTACTGGTTTTGTAGCATACCACCTGCGGCACATTAAACAGGGCTGTTTCGAGAGTGGCTGTGCCCGACGTAACCAAAGCTGCTACCGAGTGCGAGAGTAGGTCGTAGGTCTGGTCGTATACTATTTTAATATTCTTGTCTTTGTTGTACTGCTCGTAATACTCCTTGCCAAACGTAGACACGCCGGCCACTACAAACTGGTAATCGCGAAACGACGGGAGCACGCTCAGCATCACATCCAGCATGTTCTCAATTTCCTGGGCGCGGCTGCCGGGCAATATGGCAACTATAGGTTTGTTGTTGAGCAGCCTGTTCTTAAGCCTGAAATCCGGATTGGCCACGTGGTCGGTTACCGAATCCGAAACCGGGTTGCCGATGTAGTCTACCTCGTAATCAAAGCGCTTGTAGAACTCCTTCTCAAACGGCATGATCACGAACATGCGGTCCACTACTTTTTTAATATTGTGGGCACGTCCCTGGTTCCAGGCCCAGACCTTCGGGGAGATGTAATAGAAAACCTTAAGCCCTTTACTTTTGGCAAATTTGGCGATGCGCAGGTTAAAACCGGCATAATCTACCAGTATCACCACATCGGGTTTATAGTTGGCGATGTCGGCTTTGGCTTCTTTCATGTAGCCAAAAATCTTGCGCAGGTTTTTCGCCACTTCGGCAAAGCCCATAAAAGCCATGTCCTGGTAATGGCGCACCAGCTCCATGCCGGCTTCCTGCATCATATCGCCGCCCCAGCCACGTATTTCAGCCCCCGGGTCTTTCTTCCGGAGTTCTTTAATAAGATTGGAACCATGCAAATCACCTGATCGCTCGCCAGCTATAATGTAGTATTTCATGTAATGCAGAAACGTAATGGGCTACCTGAACAGGTATAAGCGCACTAAAATTAAAAGGAAATTATTCTCCGAAGTACTCCACGTAGTTGCGCGGGGTTTCGTAAAGTTTAAGGCTGTGCAGTTTTGCGTTGGATATCTGCTCTATCTGTGGCGCCAGGATGTTCCAGAACTCAACGATCAGGTTCTCGGTGCTGGCCAGTTTGCCTTCCATAAAAGGCACGTCCAGGTTCAGGTTTTTGTGGTCAACCTTGTCTATGATGTGCGTACGAATTAAAGTGCTTAGCTTTTTAAGGTCGATCACGAAACCGGTATCGGGTTCCGGCTTGCCTTTTACGGTAACTATGAGCTCATAATTATGCCCATGCCAGTTGGTATTTGCACACGGCCCGAATACCTCCTTGTTCTTCTCCATCGACCAATTCGGGTTGTGCAGCTTGTGGGCTGCATTAAAATGCTCTAATCTGCTAACGTAAATCATTTAACTGCTAAACTTGTAATTTTTTCTGGACAGCAAATATACAAAGAAAGGAACACCAAAGAACGATGTGATGATTCCAATTGGCAGTCCGGTGGGCGGATATATTATTCTGGAGAGTAAATCGCAGAGCAGCATGAACAAACCGCCCACAAAAGCGCAGAAAAGCAGGTTGCTCCTGCCAGTAGTGCCCAGCAGCCCGCGCGTTACATGTGGAACAATAAGCCCCACAAACCCGATAGGCCCGGAAGTAGCCACGGCAAAGCCCGTAACTATAGAAACGGTAACAAGTATAGCCCAGCGCGTATGCGACACCTGCACGCCCAGCGCCTGCGCCCTTTCGGAGCCCAGCATGAGTATATTCAGCTGTTTTTGCAGGAAGGCGAAAAGAAACAGCGCAACTATAAGCGCCACAGCCGGGTATGGCAGCAAGGTCCAGCTGGCCCGCTCAAAACTCCCCATACTCCAGAAAATAACCGACTTCAGTTTGCCTTCCGAATCAGAGAGAAAAGTAAGCAAACCCACCATAGCCGTACAAAGCGAGCTGATAGCAATACCAGCCAGCAGCAACTGCGCAGGAATCAACTGGCGTTTGCGGTAACCGAGTACCACCACCACCAGCGTAACTATAAAAGCACCCGCCATGGCCAGCACCGGCGGCATGTAAAAACTACCAACCGTTATCTCCACAAACCCAAAGAAAACCAGCACCGCACCTAACGAAGCCCCCGAAGCCGTTCCCAACAAATAAGGATCTGCCAGCCCGTTGTTCACCATGGCCTGCATCAGATAACCGCAAAAAGCCAGCGAAGCACCCACCACCAAAGCCAGCAGCAAGCGCGGCAAACGCAGATGAACTATAGCGTAATGGGTAGTATTGTCGGGGTTATAGTTCAGGAAGGCTTCGGCTATAGTTGAAAGATCCGACTCAAAAGAACCCACCTGCAGGCCCAAAACTATAACTATAGCAATGAGCAGCAGCGCAAGTATAAAGTACAGGCTGCGCATCATGGGTACAGAAATCCTTCCAGTTCTCTGATCGATTCCACAATTCTTGGTCCCGGCCGCTCTATCAGGTTGCCGGTTGGCGCGTAAATTCTGTTGGTCTGGTAGGCTTTTATTTTGCGCAGTTCCGGGTACTGGCTGAAAAAGGTTTGCTCCAGTTTCTCTTTCGTGCCGCCCATCAACACATCGGGGTTCAGCTTTAAAATATACTCGCGGGTAAGCGCCGGGTAAGGCTGGTCGAATGTTTCCTTTACCGCGTTCTCAGCTCCTAAAATGCGGAGCTTGTCTGTCAGCAGCGTGTTTTTCCCATACACATAGATCGGGTCCGTCCAGGTTATCGTCAGCACCTGAAGCTTATTCTGATGGTTTTTATAGTTGGCTTCGAGTTGCTTTACTTCTTTTCTCAGGGAATCTGCCAAGTGATTAGCTACCTGCTCACGTCCCATGATACGGCCAATGTCTTCTATACCCTTCAGTACATCTTCTACGGTTCTGTACTTCTGGTAATATACCGGAATGCCCAGTTCTTCCAGTCGGGCAGCATCATCCAATGGTGTCATCCCTTCGCTGGTAAAGATCAGGTCGGGTTTCAGGGCGAGCACCTGTTCCAGATCTACGGGGTAATTGCTGACGACAGGTTTGGTGTAAACGGCGGCAGGGTAATCGCAATCTGGTGTTCTGGCTATGATGTTGGCGGTATCAACTATAGCAAACAGCATTTCGGTCATCGCCGATGTGAAGCCGAAAACACGCTCTGGTTGTTTAGCCAGGTGTAGTTCGCGGCCCAGGTCATCGGTTATTGTTATGCCCTGCTCCTGCCCTGCCTGCTCCTGTTTTTGCTGACAACCAACTATAGTTAGCCCTGCAACTATAAAACACAGCAAGTGTAAAGTATAAACTATAGTTTTGTTCTTCATCGGGGCAGGACCTGCTCTTGATATTTTCGTAAATTTACGCAAAATCTAACATAGCCCTAATTCTATGATCGTAGTAACCGGTGCTGCCGGGTTTATTGCCAGTTGCCTGGTAAGCCGATTGAATGCAGCGAACTTTAATGATATCGTGGTGGTGGATAATTTCTCTGTCGCTAAAAAAGAAGATAACCTGAAAGGTAAAAAGATAAAGGAGTTTGTTGACCGCGATCACTTTATAGCGTGGTTGGACAAGCACTACGAAGACGTAGAATTCATCTTCCACCTAGGCGCCCGCACCGATACCACCGAGTTTAACAAAGACGTATTCGACCTGCTGAACCTGAACTACTCCAAAGCCATCTGGAATGCCTGCTGCGAGTATCAGATTCCGTTGGTTTATGCTTCTTCGGCAGCTACTTATGGCTCCGGCACGCTGGGTTATGACGATGACGAAGCAACTATTCCGTTACTGAAACCGCTAAACCCCTACGGCGATTCTAAGAACGATTTCGATATCTGGGCTTTGCAGCAAACGGCAAAACCTTTCTTCTGGGCTGGCCTGAAATTCTTTAACGTGTATGGTCCGAACGAGTATCACAAAGGCAAAATGGCATCGGTTATTTTCCATGCCTACAACCAAATAAAGGCCCATGGCAGCATGAAACTGTTCCGCTCGCACCACCCCGATTTTAAGGACGGCGAGCAGATGCGCGACTTTGTGTATGTAAAAGATGTGGTGGAAGTTTGCATGTTCCTGATGCATCACCGCAAAAACTCCGGCATCTATAACTTAGGCTCCGGTCAGGCCCGCACGTTTATGGCACTGGCGCTAAATACTTTCGAAGCGATGGGCGTAACCCCAAACATCGACTTCATGGACACCCCCGAAAACCTGCGCGACAACTACCAGTATTTCACCGAAGCCAACATGAACAAACTCCGTTCCATCGGCTACGATAAACCATTCTATAGTTTGGAAGAAGGCGTGAAGGATTATGTGCAGGGTTATTTGATGCAGGGGAAGTATTATTAGTAATTGTCTGAATCGGGATTAATGGAGGTTTTTGGGATTGGCAGGATTATGGTTCAACATAAAACTATAGCCCCAACTATTGTACAGCCAGAAAAGCCCCCTCCTTAGACAAGTAGGGGCCGGGGTGGTTGGACCACCAAAACTATAGAACTATGTCTCAAACGCTTGCAGTAGCTGCGCACACTGCTAGGTTAAAATCCCGTTAATCTTTTCATCCTGAAAATCCTGATTCAGACAATTAATTTAAATAACTAACTTGATAGCTGCATTTAAATTCATAACCATGAAATACCTTTTCACACTAGCCATATTTTGCTGCATCGGTTTTACAGCTAATGCCCAGTCGCAGAACCCTAACTATAACAAAGCACTTGCTGACTCACTTGGCGCTGACGATTATGGCATGAAACAGTATGTGCTGGCTATACTTAAAACCGGCTCCAACACCACCACCGACAAAGAGAAACTTAACGGCTACTTCCGGGGCCACATGGAAAATATTGGCAGACTGGCAAAAGAAGGAAAATTAGTAGTAGCTGGTCCACTTGGCAAAAATGACAGGAACTACCGCGGCATTTTTATTCTGAACGTAAAAACTGTGGAAGAAGCGGAAAAATTAGTGGAAACTGACCCGGCTGTTAAAGCTAGGATATTTGACATCGAACTATATCCGTGGTACGGTTCAGCTGCCTTACCGATGTACCTGGATACGCATAAGGTTATAGAAAAGCAGAATCCCTGACCAGTGATTAAGGGGATTTGGCTGATTTTTATGATTTTTGTCTGAACTATAAAATCAGGCTACAGTTTAGTCCAACTTTGCTGAACTCTATTTATGATAGTTAGGATTTATACTTAGCATTATAAAGTCTTCTAAACTCGAGACTCTTTGCTCCAAAATTTATCAACAACCCTACTTCCAGTTTGTAGGCTTCCAGGTAGTTGATGGCTTGTGCAGAGTGAGCATCTTCTAATTTAGTAACTGCCTTTAGTTCAACAGGTATTTTATTTTCAACCAGGAAATCTACTCTTCTGCTGCCAATCTTCTCGCCTTTATAATACACAGGTGCATCGTACTCCCTGATTACCTGTAGGTTTCTTAAACCCATCTCCTTCTCAAGCGCCCTTTGGTAAATTATCTCATGAAATCCATTTTTCAATGTAGCATGTACCTCCATTGCAGCACCTATAATCTGAGAAGTTAGATCTGAATATTTATAGTTAGATGAAGAATTTATAGTTATGGCCGATTGCAACTTATCCATAGTTAAGCTATTCATTGTTCGCCTAACTATAAAACCAACCATTAAATTCAGTAACACATAAAATATCCGACTAAAAGATTTAAATTACTTAGACAGAAATCAGAAAAATCAGTTAAATCCCCTTAATCACTGGTCTAGAACAACACCGACACCTGTGTCCTACCTGTATGCACTGCATTAATTCCATTTGCTTTACGGCCATCGTAGTTTAGCGAAATGTTAAGGCCGTTGCTCAGGCGTTGCTGCACGTTCAGGCTCCAGGTAATGTTGTTGCCGGGGCGCAGGGCATTCAGGATTTCGTAGCCCACAAAAGAATTCTCTACTCCGGTAAAGCCGATCTTAACGTAACGCAGGTTGGCGGTTGCAGCACGTTTGTTTACCTGGCTCAGTTTCGTTTCAATTCCCAGTTCATGGAAATCTGCTTGTTGGTCGTTTCCTTCCAGGTTTAATTCGTCTTCACGGTGCGAGAACTGGTAGGTGCCGGTAAAGCGGAGGCGAGTGTTAGGTTGGTAAGCAAGCTCCGGCGATAGTTCCGTTGAGCGTATCCGGAAGTTTTTGGACTCCAGGAAATTCGACTGGTTTTCACGCACATTCTTCCCTGCCGTTACTTTTGTGCTTAACACTTCATTCAGGTTCAATCTGCCAATAACACTGTGGCTGCCCACATTTCGGGTTTCAGAGCCGTTGGCAAGTAAAGACTTCTGCTGGTTCTGCTGAAACGTATACTCCAGGCCATACTGCGGGTTGCTGCGGTTAAAATACACCGAATTGCGCAGGGTTCTTGCCATCGAGATCAGAAACTCATCTTCTATATCCTGGCTAAACGGGTTAAAACGGTTCTGAAGGTTATCGTCAGTTGTTTTCTTATCGATACTGATGAACGTAAGTACAGTAAACCGCGATGCAAAGCCCCTGGCTCCGGACTCAGCCCGCCAGTTGCGTGGTGCATTGGTATTAAGGCGGTAGGTAAACTGGTTGGTATAAGCGTTAATATATTCATCGGTAGGCAGAAATATTTTAATGTAGCGCTGCTGGTCTACAGTCTGGGCTTCCAGGTAATCGTTCAGGTCGTTGGGATTGCCTCCCTCGCGGAGGTAATGTGTGCCCTGGCCCGGAAGCGTTTCCCGGAAAACAAAAATCCGCTTCAGCTCCCGGCCTGTGCCTACTGCATATGTCAGCTCCGACCTGAAACTGCCATCTAAAAAACTGGCATTCCAGTCTGCACGGTTCTGTATCGTTTCCTCCAGCCTGCCATCTGCTAACTTAAGCTTACGGTACGTGGCCTGCAGCGCCAGGTCGCTTTCTGCACCAATAGGAGTACTGAGCGCTGCATTATAGGTTTGCCCTACTTCCGGAGCGCCAAACTTACCTATAGTTGTCGGTCGCTGGTCTGTTCGGTGGCTATAATCTACCCTGAAACGGGTGCGGGCTGTGTCACTGCTTTCGAGGTAAAACAGGTGCTCATCAAAATACTGGGCAGAGCCTATTAAAGAGTCAGAACCTATAGTTGTGATCTTATTTTTATCGAAGCGATAGACATACCCGGGCGAAAAACCTTTGAATTTATACTTTGCACCTACATCACCACGGTACCAATCAGACTGAGAAGCGCTTTGTTCGCTGTTCAGTAAAAAGAAATTATTCCGCAGCTCAAGCCTCCCAATCTCCTTTACCAGATCCAGGTAATGCTGCACACCGTCCAGCTGGTTCTCGCGGTAACGCCTGCTGATGCGGTAACTATACAGGTTCTTCGGGTCTTTAACAGCGCCAACCGAGAAGTTAAAAATGTGATCTTCTGCTTTCTGATCAGGTGTCTGCAGGCTCCAGTCGCGGTCAAATTCTATCGGGCGGTAACGGTCGATGGGTTCAAAGTTTTCATCTGTATACTCATAATTCAGGGTGCTGTTCAGTTTATAGTTGCCGAGCAGGGTTAGTTCTTTATTTTCTACCTGGTAACCTACGCGCATGGCTTTCCCGTTATCATCAGCAGCATCTACCGTAGAGAAGCGGTTGAGATCATTCTGCGAGGCGGCACCTTCCAGGAAAACATTCACGCCTTTCTGTAGTTCGTAACCGGCTCCCATGGTTATCAGTTGCTTCTTGCGCGGTGTAGGCACAATGCGCACCGGCAGATAGTTTCCCTGGCGCACGCCATTTACTGGAGCCAGCCAGCGGTAAACCCTGCCATTAACCGTGGTATTTGCAATTACATAATCACCCTGCCCCTGTCCTACTTCCGAAAACCGCACATTATAGTACGCCGAGTCCGGGTTTGTCGAATACACATAGATCTCGCTCAGCAAGCCATTCACTACCGTATCCTTCCGGGCATACAGCACCTGGTTGGGGTCAAACGCTACACTGTCCACTCCCGGAATAACGGCTCGGTTCAGGTCATCGCCAATACTTGCCAGCAGCTCCTTGTCTTCATCGCGCAGGTCCAGGTTAAGCAGGTTGTTGGGGTTATCCTGTTCGCTGTAGTAGTTGCCGTAAACGCTTAGTTTGTTAAGTTGCTGGTAATGGCTGGCGTGGTAAATACTGCGGCTATAGTTCTGGTCAGAGTACTCAAAATCAACTTTAATCCGTGAATTTTTGGTGATGACATGGCGCGTTGTAAACGTAATTTCTGACTGGTTATAGTCTATGACATAATCGTAATCGTAACCGCGTAACAGCAACCTGCCATCTAAAAACACCCGCTCTGAGTTAGCCAGCACTATAATAAAACGCTCGTTATTAGGGCCACGCAACCGGTATGGCCCCAGCATACCTTCCAGCGGCTGAATTTCCTGTGATGCAAATTTCCCTTTTGAGGCCGATGCGGCTATAGTTGTAATTCCCTGCTTTTCCGGCGACTGCCCTATAGTTGTTTCAAAAGCGGCGCCCTGTACATTTTTATAGAACTGCAGAAAGTAAGACGGCTTGTTTCGCAACACCACATCGCCTGCGGTAAGCTGCCATAGTTTGTGTTTGAGGGTAATGTATACTTTATCAAATTCCTGCAACTGCTGTGTATTTCCTTCCGGCTGAAACGGGATGTTCTGGTCGGTAATAGCAGCGGTGATACTTATCTCATCGGTCAGCTTTCCATCCAGCTGTAAGTTCAGGGCAGAGTTTACAAACACGTTCTGTGTATTACCAAACGAGATGCCCCGGCTTATACTTCCGGTCTTGTTCAGGCCGGGTGTTTTAAAAATCTCTTCGCGTGTACTGATGTCTTCCTGGTAAAAGCCTTTGTTAAAAGAGCTCATGTCGAGCTGTGATACATCTCTCCGGAAAGCAGGTTTGGTAAGGTTAAGCGGCAACACACGGTAACAGATAAGTACCGAATCGGGTATGGCCTGCAAGGTGCCAAGCGTATCTATAGCTACAGAATCAGGGGCAGGAAAGCGGGTAAACGTGAACTCGTTGCGGCTATAGTTGTAATCGAAACTATACTGGTCTTTTTTAGGGCCGAAGAATTTTACCGTGGATGGCAGCAACGTCATGGAGTCGAGTACCATGGGCTCCGTAGTTACCCGTAGCCATTGGCAGCGTTTGTTGCTCAGGGGTTTCTGGGCCAGCAACGGAAGGCACAACAAGAACAGCAATATGCTTACAAGAAGCCTCTTAGGACACATGCTGTGCTAGCGGCAACGTGATCTTAAATGTAGTGCCTTTGCCATTTTCAGTCTCAAACCAGATCTTACCGCCCGCATTTTCTATACCGCGTTTCGCCACTGCCAGGCCTATGCCCGACCCTGTATACTTGGTGCTGAAATTAGGTACAAACACTTTCTGGCGTATGTCTTCCGGTATGCCGGTGCCGTTGTCTTTAATATCAATATGCACCTGCTCCGGTGTATAGTTCAGTTCTACTTTTATAGTTGGCTTACGCGTGGCAGGCACTGCCTGTATCGCGTTCAGCAGCAGGTTATTAAACGTACGTACCAGCAAACTTTCGTCAGCCATTACCATCACTTCTTCAGCAGGTATAGTGGCTGTAATTTTGGCTGAAGCCGGGTCGTTGTGCAGGTCAGCCGCTTTACGTAGCGCCGCCGCTACATCTACCAGCTCAGCTTTAGGCTCCGGCATGGAGGTAAAACTGGAGAATGAGGTAGCAATGTCGCTCAGGATATTGATCTGCGTAATCAGTGTGTGCGATATCTTATCAATGAGCTGTTCTGTGTTCGGCTTTTTCTCCGCAATGGCTTTCTGCAGGTATTGCAGCGACAGCTTCATCGGGGTAAGCGGGTTCTTGATCTCGTGGGCAACCTGACGGGCCATTTCGCGCCAGGCAGCTTCTTTTTCCTGTATGGCCAGGTCCTGCTTGTTCTGCTCCAGCGTTAACAACATGCGGTTATACTCATTTACCAGCATACCTATTTCATCGGCACCTTCATAAGCAAGCATTTCGTTTTTACCGGTCAGGGAGGTTCGTTTCAGTTTATCGGCCAGCAGGCGCAACGGCACCGTTAAGGCCCGCGAAGCAAAGAAAGACAGCAGCATAAACACGATAAACATTACCGTAAAAATGTTCATGGTAGTCGTGATCAGATCAATCAGCTTCAGGTCAAGCTCTTTTTCGGAATCAAAGAACGGTATACCAACGAACCCGGACAATGTGAACGGATCGTTATTTACCCGAAGCGGCAGATACACCGCATTAAAAGTAAGGTTACCGGCTTTCTCCTCTAAAAACACACGAAGTGCCTGCCGCTCCGAAATGGCCGCAAAAGCCTCCGGATTAAGCAGCTTGGATAGCAGACCGGCTTCGAAGATCAACGGCTGGCTTGTTGTTATCAGGCGGCCGTTGCGGTCGTACAGGTTTATATCGGTTTCTGAGATAGACGCAATTTCAGAGATCCGCTTCTGTAATTCACTCTTGTTTTCCAGCACGCCTGTACCAATAAGGGCGTTCAGGTTTTCCTGTATGGCTTTGCCGCGCTGTTCGTACGCCGTTTTCAGGTCCTTTTTGTATGATGCCGTAACCAAACTGGCAATAGCAATACTAACCAGCAGCAAAGGCAACAGAATACCGAAATTGAGGAACACCTGTATCTTGGTACTGAAATTAGGCCTGAACTCCCGGATATAGTTGCGATTGTATAACAAGATGAGAAGCCCGAGCAAGATAAATCCCGCCATAAAAATAAGGAACAGGAAAGAGAAGTTGGAAAGCACCTCGGTGGCACTGTATTTCGCATTCGTTACTACAAGCACCTTATCCTTGCCGGCCACCACCCCAAAATGATGGTAATCTCCCTGGTTATGGCCGTCTCTGTAAAATTCTGAATGGCCAATGTGGTCGGGATTAAGGTTGGTGGCGTAGT
This genomic interval carries:
- a CDS encoding type I restriction endonuclease; the protein is MDFIDSIKALSEKVTRLQNSIHTEEATKNAFIMPFIAALGYDVFNPHEVVPEFIADLGIKKGEKVDYCIFKDDKAIIIIECKHWKEDLNVHNSQLHRYFHVTTSKFGILTNGIIYKFYTDLIEPNKMDDKPFWEFNITEITDVAVAELKKYHKSTFDIDKILNAATELKYNREIKKIMLEEMNNPTDAFVRHFAKQIHSGVLTAKVMEQFTGIVKKALNQYVSDLISDRLKSALQNEAKRDFADTVSLTPEKDAVLPEESAESKVVTTELEKEAFYIVRSILRTQFDINRIVYRDAQSYFSVLVDDNNRKPVCRLFLEGIKKSIVVFDENRKETRHELTSLDDIYLYTEQLIATATGYDSKKATT
- the lpxB gene encoding lipid-A-disaccharide synthase; this encodes MKYYIIAGERSGDLHGSNLIKELRKKDPGAEIRGWGGDMMQEAGMELVRHYQDMAFMGFAEVAKNLRKIFGYMKEAKADIANYKPDVVILVDYAGFNLRIAKFAKSKGLKVFYYISPKVWAWNQGRAHNIKKVVDRMFVIMPFEKEFYKRFDYEVDYIGNPVSDSVTDHVANPDFRLKNRLLNNKPIVAILPGSRAQEIENMLDVMLSVLPSFRDYQFVVAGVSTFGKEYYEQYNKDKNIKIVYDQTYDLLSHSVAALVTSGTATLETALFNVPQVVCYKTSKISYTIGKLVIKVPYISLVNLIAGKQVVTELIQDDFTGKQVTAELKSILFDRVFIKKQKEGYALVREKIGEYRTAERAAELMVGYLRG
- a CDS encoding 6-pyruvoyl trahydropterin synthase family protein; this translates as MIYVSRLEHFNAAHKLHNPNWSMEKNKEVFGPCANTNWHGHNYELIVTVKGKPEPDTGFVIDLKKLSTLIRTHIIDKVDHKNLNLDVPFMEGKLASTENLIVEFWNILAPQIEQISNAKLHSLKLYETPRNYVEYFGE
- a CDS encoding FecCD family ABC transporter permease, whose product is MMRSLYFILALLLIAIVIVLGLQVGSFESDLSTIAEAFLNYNPDNTTHYAIVHLRLPRLLLALVVGASLAFCGYLMQAMVNNGLADPYLLGTASGASLGAVLVFFGFVEITVGSFYMPPVLAMAGAFIVTLVVVVLGYRKRQLIPAQLLLAGIAISSLCTAMVGLLTFLSDSEGKLKSVIFWSMGSFERASWTLLPYPAVALIVALFLFAFLQKQLNILMLGSERAQALGVQVSHTRWAILVTVSIVTGFAVATSGPIGFVGLIVPHVTRGLLGTTGRSNLLFCAFVGGLFMLLCDLLSRIIYPPTGLPIGIITSFFGVPFFVYLLSRKNYKFSS
- a CDS encoding ABC transporter substrate-binding protein, translating into MRKFTKISRAGPAPMKNKTIVYTLHLLCFIVAGLTIVGCQQKQEQAGQEQGITITDDLGRELHLAKQPERVFGFTSAMTEMLFAIVDTANIIARTPDCDYPAAVYTKPVVSNYPVDLEQVLALKPDLIFTSEGMTPLDDAARLEELGIPVYYQKYRTVEDVLKGIEDIGRIMGREQVANHLADSLRKEVKQLEANYKNHQNKLQVLTITWTDPIYVYGKNTLLTDKLRILGAENAVKETFDQPYPALTREYILKLNPDVLMGGTKEKLEQTFFSQYPELRKIKAYQTNRIYAPTGNLIERPGPRIVESIRELEGFLYP
- the rfaD gene encoding ADP-glyceromanno-heptose 6-epimerase produces the protein MIVVTGAAGFIASCLVSRLNAANFNDIVVVDNFSVAKKEDNLKGKKIKEFVDRDHFIAWLDKHYEDVEFIFHLGARTDTTEFNKDVFDLLNLNYSKAIWNACCEYQIPLVYASSAATYGSGTLGYDDDEATIPLLKPLNPYGDSKNDFDIWALQQTAKPFFWAGLKFFNVYGPNEYHKGKMASVIFHAYNQIKAHGSMKLFRSHHPDFKDGEQMRDFVYVKDVVEVCMFLMHHRKNSGIYNLGSGQARTFMALALNTFEAMGVTPNIDFMDTPENLRDNYQYFTEANMNKLRSIGYDKPFYSLEEGVKDYVQGYLMQGKYY
- a CDS encoding YciI family protein, with product MKYLFTLAIFCCIGFTANAQSQNPNYNKALADSLGADDYGMKQYVLAILKTGSNTTTDKEKLNGYFRGHMENIGRLAKEGKLVVAGPLGKNDRNYRGIFILNVKTVEEAEKLVETDPAVKARIFDIELYPWYGSAALPMYLDTHKVIEKQNP
- a CDS encoding GxxExxY protein — translated: MDKLQSAITINSSSNYKYSDLTSQIIGAAMEVHATLKNGFHEIIYQRALEKEMGLRNLQVIREYDAPVYYKGEKIGSRRVDFLVENKIPVELKAVTKLEDAHSAQAINYLEAYKLEVGLLINFGAKSLEFRRLYNAKYKS